GTGCGATGTATTGCTGTCGTAGCTTTTCTTGTCCTGTTACGACACTAGCACGTTTTGAGCGACTGAGTTCGAGGGGCGAAGTTTCGAGATGTATGCTTGTAATAGGGTGTACTGGCTTCTATGTTGCCCACAGCGTGGGCAGTTTTAAAAGAAGATACATATGCTATACAGTTACATGAGCACAAGTGAAGCTTCCTCGAAACACATTTTGACGTAGGACCTTTTACAAGGAACGGAGAAACAAGCCAACTAAAAATATCGATGTGTCATTTTTAGTGCACTTTTTGAACAACCTCTTTAAATATATTTGGGCTTCTCTTCTTCTACTCTCATTTCTTTTACTTTTGTTTTGTTTTCCATAGTTGGCACAAGAACTTTAAAGTACACGACTCCTGCGAAAATAGCTCCTAATATTGGTGCGAGAATCGGTATAATTAAACCATAATAATTCGGACCTAGTGCTACTTCCCCCCAGCCACTGATTAAAGTGAAAATTCTTGGACCCAAATCTCTTGCTGGATTCATAGCAAAGCCTGTTAAAGGTCCAAAGGCTAGCCCACACACCGCTATGGTTAAACCAATTATTGTTGCTCCAAGTCCACTGGATTGAACATTCGTATTATTAATTACAACAAATATGACTAACATTAAAATCATCGTAATAAGGAATTCAATTCCAAATGCTGTTAGTAAATTAATATTTTCTGCAGGAAAAGTCACAAATATATTCGCTGTCATCGCCCCTGAGCTTGTATTACGAACAATGGATTCCGTTTTCTCATAGTTTGCAATAATGGAATGATAGAGCCCGTAATTACAAACAGCAGCAAAAAAAGCTCCTATAATTTGTGCTAAAATATATGGAATCACTTTACGAAAAGGAAACTTATTCCATATTGCCATTGAAATGGTAACAGCTGGATTTATATGTCCACCCGATATATGCGCAGTACAATAGATAGCTAAAGCAACACTAATTCCCCAAACCATGGCCATTTCCCAGTAAGTAATACCTATGTCCATCATAATAAGCACAGCAACGGACCCAATACCAAGAAAGACGAATAAGAACGTACCAATTGCCTCAGCAATACATTCATTAAATAAATTCTTTTTCATAAGCTTTTTTTATCCCCTTCCTTAGTATAATGATAAATAAAGACCGGCCAATTCTTCTCTTGTTGGCACTCTTGGATTTGTAGTAGTACAATCATCCTGTAGCGC
This genomic interval from Virgibacillus pantothenticus contains the following:
- a CDS encoding MIP/aquaporin family protein, which gives rise to MKKNLFNECIAEAIGTFLFVFLGIGSVAVLIMMDIGITYWEMAMVWGISVALAIYCTAHISGGHINPAVTISMAIWNKFPFRKVIPYILAQIIGAFFAAVCNYGLYHSIIANYEKTESIVRNTSSGAMTANIFVTFPAENINLLTAFGIEFLITMILMLVIFVVINNTNVQSSGLGATIIGLTIAVCGLAFGPLTGFAMNPARDLGPRIFTLISGWGEVALGPNYYGLIIPILAPILGAIFAGVVYFKVLVPTMENKTKVKEMRVEEEKPKYI